Proteins from a genomic interval of Gluconacetobacter diazotrophicus PA1 5:
- a CDS encoding chloramphenicol phosphotransferase CPT family protein, which produces MDRPPCVIILNGVGSVGKSSVARALQGLLDRPFLHVAMDDFVSMLPPRMLDHPDGMQFVPETRDGHPSIAIRGGAVMARAMRGMRHAVAAMAGQGNDLIVDDVMLDAADARDYRALLAGCVVHLVGLFAPLAILEARERARGDRRIGLARWQYDRVHRGMAYDLELDTVRMTPGQSAHSIRDAFGL; this is translated from the coding sequence ATGGACCGGCCGCCTTGCGTCATCATCCTCAACGGTGTCGGCAGCGTCGGCAAGAGTTCCGTCGCGCGGGCGCTTCAGGGGCTGCTGGACCGCCCGTTCCTGCATGTCGCGATGGACGATTTCGTCTCCATGCTGCCGCCACGGATGCTCGATCATCCGGATGGCATGCAATTCGTCCCCGAAACCCGGGACGGGCATCCCTCGATCGCCATTCGCGGCGGGGCGGTGATGGCACGGGCGATGCGCGGTATGCGCCATGCCGTGGCCGCCATGGCGGGGCAGGGGAACGACCTGATCGTGGACGACGTGATGCTGGATGCGGCCGACGCGCGCGACTATCGGGCGCTGCTGGCGGGCTGCGTCGTGCATCTGGTCGGGCTGTTTGCGCCGCTGGCGATTTTGGAAGCGCGGGAGCGCGCGCGGGGTGATCGGCGGATCGGCCTGGCGCGCTGGCAGTATGATCGGGTGCATCGCGGCATGGCGTACGACCTGGAACTGGACACGGTTCGCATGACGCCCGGACAGTCGGCGCACAGTATCCGCGACGCGTTCGGCCTGTAA
- a CDS encoding N-acetylmuramoyl-L-alanine amidase family protein, which translates to MHKDSSDNVTARGRRQVLRAGLSATGLAAILAVRPRVALAAQRRVAHHARHATGLAAPAIVGRAVAHLPLVMLDPGHGGKDPGEIWVSGTYEKHIAEAAAAELRRQLLASGAYRVAMTRSDDRFIPLEGRVDIAHAHRAALFISMHADALTDRGVRGASVYTLSGQASDAQTAALARTENSADRFGGPQVHASSPEVQAILASLVTEETRRGAAHMASSVVASFQSRIGLLPHPSRHAAFVVLKSADIPSVLVEMGFMSNRMDEAALRQAGHRMMVAGAMKQAIDRYFASANGITHLTG; encoded by the coding sequence ATGCACAAGGATAGTTCCGATAACGTGACTGCGCGCGGACGCCGGCAGGTCCTGCGGGCCGGCCTGTCCGCGACCGGCCTGGCGGCGATCCTGGCCGTGCGCCCACGGGTCGCGTTGGCGGCGCAGCGCCGCGTGGCGCACCATGCGCGGCATGCGACGGGATTGGCCGCGCCCGCCATCGTCGGGCGGGCGGTGGCGCACCTGCCGCTGGTCATGCTCGACCCCGGTCATGGCGGAAAGGACCCAGGCGAAATATGGGTCTCGGGCACCTACGAAAAACACATCGCCGAGGCCGCGGCGGCCGAACTGCGTCGGCAGTTGCTGGCCAGCGGCGCCTATCGCGTGGCGATGACGCGGTCGGACGACCGTTTCATTCCGCTGGAAGGTCGGGTGGATATCGCCCATGCCCACCGGGCGGCCCTGTTCATTTCCATGCATGCCGACGCGCTGACCGATCGCGGGGTGCGCGGGGCCAGCGTCTACACCCTGTCGGGCCAGGCGTCGGACGCGCAGACCGCGGCGCTGGCGCGCACCGAAAACAGCGCCGACCGCTTCGGCGGCCCGCAGGTGCATGCCAGTTCGCCCGAGGTGCAGGCCATCCTGGCCAGCCTGGTGACCGAGGAGACGCGGCGCGGCGCCGCCCACATGGCCAGCAGCGTGGTCGCGTCCTTCCAGTCGCGGATCGGGCTGCTGCCCCATCCGTCCCGCCATGCGGCCTTCGTCGTGCTGAAATCGGCCGACATCCCCTCGGTGCTGGTCGAAATGGGGTTCATGTCCAACCGGATGGACGAAGCCGCATTGCGCCAGGCCGGACACAGGATGATGGTCGCCGGGGCCATGAAGCAGGCCATCGACCGTTATTTCGCCTCGGCCAACGGCATCACGCACCTGACCGGCTGA
- a CDS encoding Rne/Rng family ribonuclease — protein sequence MNKRMLIDTTHAEETRVVVMDGNRLEDYDVEASAKKQLKGNIYLAKVIRVEPSLQAAFVEYGGNRHGFLAFSEIHPDYYQIPVADREKLLALQEEEARIDEAQSQDDDAEAPAEPAAADAQADGDAQAADGEAEPLPETVGGETDTGDESLVQRRIARFLRNYKIQEVIRRRQILLVQVVKEERGNKGAALTTYISLAGRYCVLMPNSLRGGGVSRKITSVADRRRLKDVIAELQIPRGMAMIVRTAGAQRPRPEIMRDCEYLLRLWDDIRDHTMHSVAPALIYEEASLIKRAIRDIYTRDVGEILVDGEAGWKSAREFMRMLMPQSAPKVKCWRDGGQPLFSHFNVEGLLDSMLSPTVQLRSGGYLVINQAEALVAIDVNSGRATRERNIEETALRTNLEAAEEVARQLRLRDLAGLIVIDFIDMESRKHNGMVERRLKDALRTDRARIQVGAISHFGLLEMSRQRLRPSIAESTFTPCPHCQGTGIIRGTESAALHVLRAVEEEGARRRAAEITVHVAAEIALYILNNKRAWLSEIEKRHKMHVVFSPDASLLPPQLRIERVRPQTERFEPVAPPVLAEPTDILAEETEAAAPVVREIPIQAEAPADAAVAAEAAPVSTEEGEEGTDHRRRRRRRRRRRGGERAEGAPQAVPAEAADAEQADEDAGHGNEGEEETAPAIHAESVAEPAPAREEGGRDRNRRRRDRQDRRPAQPAAPSAQAPYRGPTPANPFGDGILDIFDVIEQSTEAPQAPVRRPEPNAMPADIVDVAETLAVSEPEAVPAIVEAEIVIEAAPVEAAPVEAEPVEVEAETVETPAKPRRRTRARKSAVAEAVTAEAPDSTAEPAPVAAEAEEPAKPKRRRAATPRKTAAKAAAEEPTVADSAPPATAEAVPAEDAAEAAPKKPTRKRTTRATTTTRARKAKAAEDAATEADATEAAEPAPEAPAKPRRTRKAPARAKAAAKPQAEAEATAEPTPEAEKTAPVVQPIVIDDSKPAPARKTGWWRR from the coding sequence ATGAACAAGCGCATGCTGATCGATACGACCCACGCGGAAGAAACCCGCGTGGTCGTAATGGATGGTAACAGGCTCGAAGACTACGACGTCGAGGCATCGGCCAAGAAACAGCTCAAGGGCAATATCTACCTGGCCAAGGTGATCCGGGTCGAGCCCAGCCTGCAGGCCGCCTTCGTCGAATATGGCGGGAACCGCCACGGCTTCCTGGCCTTCAGCGAGATCCATCCGGACTATTACCAGATCCCCGTCGCGGATCGCGAGAAGCTGCTGGCCCTTCAGGAAGAAGAGGCCCGCATCGACGAGGCGCAGTCGCAGGACGACGACGCCGAGGCGCCGGCCGAGCCCGCCGCCGCCGATGCCCAGGCCGATGGCGACGCCCAGGCCGCCGACGGCGAGGCCGAGCCGCTGCCGGAAACCGTGGGCGGCGAGACCGACACGGGCGACGAGAGCCTGGTCCAGCGCCGCATCGCCCGCTTCCTGCGCAACTACAAGATCCAGGAGGTCATTCGCCGCCGCCAGATCCTGCTGGTGCAGGTCGTCAAGGAAGAGCGCGGCAACAAGGGCGCGGCGCTGACCACCTATATCTCGCTGGCCGGGCGCTATTGCGTGCTGATGCCCAATTCGCTGCGCGGCGGCGGGGTATCGCGCAAGATCACGTCGGTGGCCGACCGCCGCCGGCTGAAGGACGTGATCGCGGAACTGCAGATCCCGCGCGGCATGGCGATGATCGTCCGCACCGCCGGCGCCCAGCGGCCGCGGCCCGAGATCATGCGCGACTGCGAGTACCTGCTGCGGCTGTGGGACGACATCCGCGACCACACGATGCATTCCGTCGCCCCCGCGCTGATCTATGAAGAAGCCAGCCTGATCAAGCGCGCCATCCGCGACATCTATACCCGCGATGTGGGCGAGATCCTGGTCGACGGCGAGGCCGGATGGAAATCGGCGCGCGAATTCATGCGCATGCTGATGCCGCAGAGCGCGCCGAAGGTGAAATGCTGGCGGGACGGCGGCCAGCCGCTGTTTTCGCACTTCAATGTCGAGGGCCTGCTGGACTCGATGCTCTCCCCCACGGTGCAACTGCGCTCGGGCGGGTATCTGGTCATCAACCAGGCCGAGGCCCTGGTCGCGATCGACGTCAATTCGGGCCGCGCGACGCGCGAGCGCAATATCGAAGAGACGGCGCTGCGCACCAACCTGGAAGCGGCCGAGGAAGTGGCGCGGCAACTGCGCCTGCGCGACCTGGCCGGACTGATCGTCATCGATTTCATCGATATGGAAAGCCGCAAGCACAACGGGATGGTCGAGCGGCGGCTGAAGGACGCGCTGCGCACCGACCGCGCGCGCATCCAGGTCGGCGCGATCTCGCATTTCGGGCTGCTGGAAATGTCGCGGCAGCGGCTGCGCCCGTCGATCGCTGAATCGACCTTCACCCCCTGCCCGCACTGCCAGGGCACCGGCATCATACGCGGCACCGAAAGTGCGGCCCTGCATGTGCTGCGCGCCGTCGAGGAAGAGGGCGCGCGCCGTCGCGCGGCCGAGATCACGGTGCATGTGGCCGCCGAGATCGCGCTCTATATCCTGAACAACAAGCGGGCCTGGCTGAGCGAGATCGAAAAGCGGCACAAGATGCATGTCGTCTTCTCGCCCGATGCCAGCCTGCTGCCGCCGCAGCTTCGCATCGAGCGCGTACGGCCGCAGACCGAACGGTTCGAGCCCGTCGCGCCGCCGGTGCTGGCCGAACCGACCGACATCCTGGCCGAGGAGACCGAAGCCGCCGCGCCCGTCGTGCGCGAAATCCCGATCCAGGCCGAAGCCCCGGCCGATGCGGCCGTCGCAGCCGAGGCCGCGCCGGTTTCCACCGAGGAAGGCGAGGAAGGAACCGATCATCGCCGCCGCCGGCGGCGGCGCCGTCGCCGGCGTGGCGGCGAGCGGGCCGAGGGTGCGCCCCAGGCCGTGCCGGCCGAAGCCGCCGATGCGGAACAGGCGGACGAAGACGCCGGACATGGGAACGAGGGCGAGGAAGAGACCGCGCCCGCCATCCATGCCGAGAGCGTGGCCGAGCCCGCGCCGGCCCGTGAAGAGGGCGGACGCGACCGCAATCGCCGCCGCCGTGACCGGCAGGACCGCCGTCCGGCACAGCCGGCCGCCCCGTCGGCGCAGGCACCGTATCGCGGCCCGACGCCGGCCAATCCGTTCGGCGACGGCATCCTCGATATTTTCGATGTGATCGAGCAATCGACCGAGGCCCCGCAGGCCCCTGTCCGGCGGCCCGAGCCGAATGCGATGCCGGCCGACATCGTCGACGTCGCCGAGACGCTGGCCGTGTCGGAACCCGAGGCGGTCCCCGCGATCGTCGAAGCCGAAATCGTGATCGAGGCCGCCCCCGTGGAAGCCGCGCCGGTCGAGGCTGAACCTGTTGAGGTCGAGGCCGAGACGGTCGAAACCCCGGCCAAGCCCCGCCGCCGCACCCGCGCCCGCAAGAGCGCGGTGGCCGAGGCCGTGACGGCCGAGGCCCCGGACAGCACGGCGGAGCCCGCGCCCGTTGCCGCCGAGGCTGAAGAACCGGCCAAGCCCAAGCGTCGCCGCGCGGCGACGCCGCGCAAGACGGCCGCCAAGGCAGCGGCGGAAGAGCCGACCGTTGCCGATAGCGCGCCCCCGGCGACAGCCGAGGCCGTACCCGCCGAGGATGCGGCCGAAGCGGCACCGAAGAAGCCGACCCGCAAGCGGACCACGCGGGCGACCACCACGACCCGCGCCCGCAAGGCCAAGGCGGCCGAGGACGCCGCAACCGAGGCTGATGCCACCGAGGCGGCCGAGCCGGCCCCCGAGGCCCCGGCCAAGCCGCGCCGCACGCGCAAGGCCCCTGCCCGCGCCAAGGCAGCGGCGAAGCCGCAGGCGGAAGCCGAGGCCACGGCCGAACCGACCCCGGAAGCCGAAAAGACGGCCCCGGTGGTACAGCCGATCGTCATCGACGATTCCAAACCGGCCCCGGCCCGCAAGACCGGCTGGTGGCGCCGCTGA
- a CDS encoding HAMP domain-containing methyl-accepting chemotaxis protein, with protein sequence MRFFGIKVSLGLLFILIALSCVFSGISSIRGLTQVNLRVEEIAHKSLANIRGLAAIDSQIRAFRGVEIKQLGTSSPEEFATLSSSSAAISDKIAHAIDAYVPFIQTDQDQVLFHNLETQWDEYKDFHDTTFKNWGAAHDRTQTLVNEGQRLIELQETVSETLTSFMNGNIQDAATYASESGATYTATLRRVYAAYVTLFVSMLISGLVVVLNILRPLQKINASISRLAKGQTDLTFPCADRKDEIGDISRSLDVFRAAAIAKRDLERDAELQRQRADTERASIQKKAEAEASEWLRRATGTLAAGLKRMAEGDLSFQIETRFSKEFEPLREDFNQSLTQLAATFAQMSGAIQAISNGARELATGADNLASRTERQATALEQTDAAVAGIAQSVGDTARRSETAQQIGTQARRSAAASSTITHATEEAMNRIENGSEQISSVVDVIESIAFQTNILALNASVEAARAGDAGRGFAVVAHEVRSLAQKCGEAAVDVRTVIRNTAADVKEGSGRVKECSGTLRTIVDFIGQMGQHLDAIAVSAREQSASLTDITAAMASLGQTTQQNAAVAEQFNAASSSLANESHRLNDLVGQFHLPEPAEDESGQDLEFMDADLPSASASPLRFSVGR encoded by the coding sequence GTGCGCTTTTTCGGCATCAAGGTATCTTTAGGCCTCCTTTTCATACTCATCGCGCTGTCCTGCGTTTTTTCCGGAATATCTTCGATAAGAGGGCTGACGCAGGTCAATCTCCGGGTAGAGGAGATCGCGCACAAATCGCTGGCGAACATCAGGGGCCTGGCCGCGATCGACAGTCAGATCCGCGCTTTCCGGGGCGTCGAGATCAAGCAACTCGGGACATCCTCGCCAGAGGAGTTTGCGACTCTTTCCAGTTCCAGCGCCGCGATTTCCGATAAAATTGCGCATGCCATCGACGCGTACGTGCCCTTCATCCAGACCGACCAGGATCAGGTCCTGTTCCACAACCTTGAAACGCAGTGGGACGAGTACAAGGATTTCCACGACACCACATTCAAGAACTGGGGCGCGGCCCACGACAGGACCCAGACCCTTGTCAACGAGGGGCAACGCCTGATCGAATTGCAGGAAACGGTTTCCGAAACGCTGACGTCCTTCATGAATGGAAACATACAGGACGCCGCCACCTACGCTTCGGAATCGGGGGCCACATACACGGCGACGCTGCGGCGGGTCTATGCGGCGTATGTCACGCTGTTCGTTTCCATGCTCATTTCCGGCCTTGTCGTGGTGCTGAACATTCTTCGGCCGCTTCAGAAAATCAATGCATCCATCAGCAGGTTGGCAAAGGGCCAGACCGATCTGACGTTCCCGTGCGCGGACAGGAAGGATGAAATCGGCGATATTTCCCGGTCCCTGGACGTCTTCCGCGCCGCCGCCATCGCGAAGAGGGACCTGGAGCGCGACGCCGAACTCCAGCGCCAGCGTGCCGACACCGAACGCGCTTCCATTCAGAAAAAAGCCGAAGCCGAAGCCAGCGAATGGCTGCGCAGGGCGACGGGCACCCTGGCGGCCGGCCTGAAACGGATGGCCGAGGGCGACCTGTCCTTCCAGATCGAGACCCGGTTTTCAAAAGAGTTCGAGCCGCTGCGCGAGGATTTCAACCAGTCCCTGACCCAGCTTGCCGCGACGTTCGCCCAGATGTCGGGCGCCATTCAGGCCATCAGCAACGGCGCGCGCGAACTGGCGACCGGGGCCGACAACCTGGCGTCCCGGACCGAACGCCAGGCGACGGCCCTGGAGCAGACGGACGCCGCCGTGGCGGGCATTGCGCAAAGCGTGGGGGATACGGCCAGGCGATCCGAAACCGCCCAGCAGATCGGCACGCAGGCGCGCCGGTCCGCCGCCGCGTCAAGCACGATCACGCATGCGACGGAAGAGGCCATGAACCGCATCGAGAACGGCTCGGAACAGATTTCATCGGTTGTCGATGTGATCGAGAGCATTGCCTTCCAGACCAACATCCTGGCGCTGAATGCCAGCGTCGAGGCTGCCAGGGCCGGTGACGCGGGCCGGGGCTTCGCCGTGGTCGCCCACGAGGTCCGGTCGCTGGCGCAGAAATGCGGCGAGGCCGCCGTGGATGTCAGGACCGTCATCCGCAATACCGCCGCCGACGTGAAGGAAGGCTCGGGCCGCGTGAAGGAATGCAGCGGAACATTGCGGACGATCGTGGACTTCATCGGTCAGATGGGCCAGCACCTGGACGCCATAGCCGTCTCGGCCAGGGAACAATCCGCCAGCCTGACGGACATCACCGCCGCGATGGCCTCGCTGGGTCAGACGACCCAGCAGAATGCCGCCGTCGCGGAACAGTTCAACGCCGCGTCCTCCAGCCTCGCGAACGAAAGCCACCGGCTTAACGACCTTGTCGGGCAGTTCCACCTGCCGGAGCCGGCGGAAGACGAGTCCGGTCAGGACCTGGAGTTCATGGACGCTGATCTCCCCAGCGCCAGCGCCAGCCCCCTTCGGTTTTCCGTCGGCAGATAA